A window of the Nitrosococcus wardiae genome harbors these coding sequences:
- a CDS encoding transporter substrate-binding domain-containing protein, with product MGFRVYIWFPQRIGFIRNTLKKPVPAEKRYRCDLVLGVPTGYDLVATTKPYYQSTYTMVYRKKSGLDLKSVQDIATLRQEQGRRLKVAVFDRTPGVDLLVKYHILDQALSYQLQTGDVEAYHGRILETDLLEGKFDVALIWGPIAGYFAAKSPESLVLIPLHSEPNIRLEYAVSMGVRRGEDAWKATIQDFLDRRKEQIKAILTDYHISLVDKKEGFLAKREPIR from the coding sequence TTGGGATTTAGAGTATATATCTGGTTTCCACAGCGAATAGGGTTTATTCGGAATACCCTCAAAAAACCTGTTCCTGCTGAGAAACGATATCGCTGCGATTTGGTTTTGGGCGTACCGACGGGTTACGACTTGGTTGCAACCACTAAGCCCTATTATCAATCAACCTACACCATGGTTTACCGCAAGAAGAGCGGGTTGGACCTCAAAAGTGTTCAAGATATTGCGACCCTTCGGCAGGAGCAGGGCAGACGCCTCAAGGTGGCGGTCTTTGACCGTACGCCGGGGGTCGATCTTCTGGTGAAATACCATATTCTGGATCAGGCGCTCTCTTATCAGCTGCAAACAGGCGATGTAGAGGCTTACCACGGCCGGATATTGGAGACCGATCTTTTAGAAGGCAAATTTGATGTGGCATTAATTTGGGGGCCTATTGCGGGCTACTTTGCCGCTAAAAGTCCGGAAAGTTTAGTGCTGATCCCCTTACATAGTGAGCCGAATATACGTTTAGAGTACGCGGTATCAATGGGAGTTCGTCGAGGCGAGGACGCATGGAAAGCCACGATTCAGGATTTTTTGGATCGCAGAAAAGAGCAGATTAAAGCTATTCTTACTGACTACCATATTTCCTTGGTGGATAAAAAGGAGGGGTTTTTGGCGAAAAGGGAACCAATCAGGTAG
- a CDS encoding ClpXP protease specificity-enhancing factor — MVDNPTPPMTSSRPYLIRALYQWIVDNGLTPHLLVDAAMPGVNVPPQHVTDGKIVLNVHPNSVRELSLENDWISFSARFSGSPYKVIFPVRATLAIYARENGQGMVFPEEDNGGGGPSPPSSDKGDRKPSLRVVK; from the coding sequence ATGGTTGATAACCCCACCCCCCCCATGACCTCCAGCCGCCCTTACCTAATTCGGGCCTTATACCAGTGGATTGTCGATAATGGTTTAACCCCTCACCTACTGGTAGATGCTGCAATGCCCGGTGTTAATGTTCCTCCACAGCATGTCACTGATGGCAAAATCGTTCTCAATGTCCATCCCAACTCTGTGCGTGAGCTTTCTCTCGAAAATGACTGGATCAGCTTTTCTGCCCGCTTCTCCGGTAGCCCCTACAAAGTGATCTTTCCCGTTCGCGCTACTTTGGCTATTTATGCCCGGGAGAACGGACAGGGAATGGTTTTTCCAGAAGAGGATAACGGTGGCGGCGGTCCCTCTCCACCTTCTTCCGACAAAGGGGATCGCAAACCCTCTTTGCGAGTAGTCAAATAG
- a CDS encoding glutathione S-transferase N-terminal domain-containing protein has translation MALSPSKRSITTLYSDPLCPLCHRTRIVVAEKNISTDIIDIDPDRLPEDLVQLNPYNSTPTLVDRDLVLYESQVIMEYFDERFPHPPLMPVDPISRARIRLMLYRIDREWYRLLGNTPRSSIGPKARKMLIEDLTVLSPAFEKTPFFMNEEFSLLDCALAPLLWRLPALDVKLPPQAKLVEEYANRIFSRDSFQKSLSNAEREIRAKNTTTV, from the coding sequence ATGGCCCTTTCACCTAGTAAGCGTTCTATAACAACCTTATATTCAGATCCTTTATGCCCGCTTTGCCACCGTACCCGTATCGTCGTGGCAGAAAAGAATATTTCCACAGATATCATTGATATAGATCCAGATCGTTTGCCGGAGGACTTGGTTCAGCTCAATCCGTACAACTCGACTCCTACTCTTGTGGATCGGGATCTGGTATTGTACGAATCACAGGTCATCATGGAATATTTCGATGAGCGATTTCCCCATCCCCCCTTAATGCCGGTAGATCCCATTTCCAGGGCACGTATTCGACTTATGCTTTACCGTATTGATCGGGAGTGGTACCGCTTGCTTGGCAATACACCTCGATCTAGCATAGGGCCTAAAGCTCGCAAAATGCTGATCGAGGATCTCACCGTATTGAGCCCAGCTTTCGAAAAAACACCTTTCTTTATGAATGAAGAGTTTTCTTTGTTAGACTGCGCCTTAGCGCCTCTGCTATGGCGGTTGCCCGCTCTAGACGTTAAGCTACCCCCTCAAGCGAAGCTTGTTGAGGAATATGCTAATCGTATTTTCTCCCGGGATTCTTTCCAGAAAAGTCTGAGCAATGCGGAGCGGGAAATACGAGCAAAAAACACCACTACCGTCTGA
- a CDS encoding cytochrome c1 codes for MKRIIACLFLFFSSTTLVWAVSNSYPLDSVEIDLNDKASLQRGAQVFVNYCLSCHSAQYMRYSRMAEDLDLTEEQVADNLMLTTDKIHDAMTIAMKPENAERWFGVAPPDLSLVARSRGPAWLHTYLRTFYLDPNRPTGVNNLVFKDTAMPHVLWPLQGWQQLAGKKEEEGDETHSTEFELAVEGALTPSEYEQMLDDLVNFMTYVSEPARLEREKLGPWVLLYIALFCGVAYFLKKEYWKDVH; via the coding sequence ATGAAAAGAATTATTGCTTGTTTGTTCCTCTTCTTCTCATCGACCACGTTAGTTTGGGCCGTATCAAACAGCTATCCTTTGGATAGTGTGGAGATCGATCTCAACGATAAGGCCTCCTTGCAACGGGGTGCACAGGTTTTCGTTAATTACTGCCTCAGCTGCCATTCAGCCCAATACATGCGCTATAGCCGAATGGCAGAGGACCTGGATCTAACCGAAGAGCAGGTTGCTGATAACCTGATGCTTACCACGGATAAGATCCATGACGCCATGACTATCGCTATGAAACCCGAGAATGCCGAACGCTGGTTTGGTGTCGCTCCGCCAGACTTATCTTTGGTGGCTCGTTCCCGAGGCCCCGCCTGGTTGCATACTTACCTGCGAACCTTTTACTTGGATCCAAACCGTCCCACCGGGGTTAATAATCTGGTATTCAAGGATACGGCCATGCCTCATGTGTTGTGGCCCCTGCAAGGATGGCAACAACTTGCGGGTAAGAAAGAGGAAGAGGGGGATGAAACCCACAGCACAGAGTTTGAATTGGCCGTTGAAGGGGCCCTGACTCCCAGCGAGTACGAGCAGATGCTAGATGACTTGGTTAATTTTATGACCTATGTGAGCGAACCTGCTCGGCTTGAGCGGGAAAAACTTGGCCCTTGGGTGCTGCTCTACATCGCACTCTTTTGTGGCGTTGCCTATTTCCTCAAAAAGGAATATTGGAAAGACGTTCATTGA
- a CDS encoding cytochrome b: MKKIINQTFKWIDNRLPLSKLWKEHASEYYAPKNFNIWYFFGSLAMLVLVIQLVTGLFLTMNYKPAADLAFGSVEYIMRDVEWGWLIRYMHSTGASAFFILIYLHMFRGIIYGSHKKPREMVWIIGVLIYLTLVAEAFMGYLLPWGQMSYWGAQVTISLFGAFPIIGEGLAEWIRGDYVVSDATLNRFFAFHVFLMPLLLIALVVAHIMALHETGSNNPDGVEIKEKKGSNGLPLDGIPFHPYYTVKDLWGFGIFLFLFAWVVFYAPELGGWFLEHPNFEPANPLATPEHIRPLWYLTPFYSILRSIPDKLLGVIAMDAAIFLWFFLPWLDRSPVKSIRYRGLFFKSAIGLFVISFVGLGYLGTQPATPLLTMFARVFSAFYFAFFLLMPIYTKLDKTKPVPERVTSK; encoded by the coding sequence ATGAAAAAAATTATAAATCAAACATTTAAATGGATTGATAACCGCCTTCCACTCTCCAAACTATGGAAGGAGCATGCGTCGGAATACTACGCGCCAAAAAATTTCAATATTTGGTATTTTTTTGGTTCTCTGGCCATGTTGGTGCTGGTTATCCAGTTGGTCACTGGGCTCTTCTTGACCATGAATTACAAACCAGCGGCTGATCTAGCCTTCGGCTCTGTTGAATACATCATGCGGGATGTGGAATGGGGCTGGTTAATCCGTTACATGCATTCTACTGGGGCCTCCGCATTTTTTATTCTGATCTATCTCCACATGTTCCGCGGAATAATTTATGGCTCCCATAAGAAACCCCGGGAAATGGTGTGGATCATCGGAGTATTAATATACCTTACCCTGGTGGCAGAGGCGTTTATGGGTTACTTGCTACCCTGGGGACAAATGTCCTACTGGGGTGCCCAGGTCACCATCTCTCTCTTTGGGGCTTTTCCAATCATTGGCGAAGGCTTAGCCGAATGGATTCGCGGCGATTATGTAGTCTCTGACGCCACCTTAAACCGCTTCTTCGCCTTCCATGTATTTCTAATGCCCTTGCTGCTGATTGCACTGGTCGTCGCTCACATTATGGCGCTGCACGAAACAGGTTCCAACAACCCAGACGGAGTAGAAATCAAAGAGAAAAAAGGCTCCAATGGTCTCCCCTTAGACGGCATTCCGTTCCACCCTTATTATACTGTCAAAGATTTGTGGGGATTTGGGATCTTTCTGTTCCTATTTGCCTGGGTCGTTTTCTATGCGCCTGAGCTAGGGGGATGGTTCTTGGAACATCCTAACTTCGAACCGGCCAATCCCCTAGCCACACCGGAGCATATCAGACCTCTGTGGTATCTCACTCCTTTCTACTCCATATTGCGATCGATACCTGACAAGTTATTAGGTGTCATCGCCATGGATGCTGCCATCTTCCTATGGTTTTTCCTGCCCTGGCTGGATCGCAGTCCGGTCAAATCTATCCGTTACCGGGGGCTGTTTTTTAAGTCTGCCATAGGACTCTTTGTTATTAGCTTTGTGGGATTAGGCTATCTGGGCACACAACCTGCCACACCGCTGCTGACCATGTTTGCCAGGGTATTTTCAGCCTTTTATTTTGCTTTCTTCCTGCTAATGCCGATCTACACCAAACTGGACAAAACTAAACCCGTTCCAGAAAGGGTGACCTCAAAATGA
- the petA gene encoding ubiquinol-cytochrome c reductase iron-sulfur subunit, with protein sequence MSTDSVDQGKRRFLTTTATVVGGVGIGFTAVPFVKSMQPSERAQAAGAPVEVDISNLEPGQLMTVEWRGKPVWILRRTQEEIESVEALTESSTLRDPLSEEESQQPPFAQNIYRSIEPDVLVVIGICTHLGCSPTFRPEVAPPDLGPDWQGGFFCPCHGSRFDMSGRVYAGVPAPTNLIVPPYRFLAENRLLIGETPVGETPGEAA encoded by the coding sequence ATGAGCACAGATAGCGTCGATCAGGGCAAACGCCGCTTTTTGACGACTACTGCGACAGTGGTCGGAGGGGTTGGCATAGGCTTTACAGCAGTACCATTTGTCAAGTCCATGCAACCTAGCGAGCGAGCTCAAGCTGCTGGCGCCCCCGTAGAAGTCGATATCAGCAATCTTGAACCTGGCCAACTTATGACCGTTGAATGGCGTGGTAAACCGGTCTGGATTCTCCGCCGAACCCAGGAAGAGATAGAAAGTGTAGAGGCGCTTACAGAGAGCAGTACGCTCCGTGACCCCTTAAGCGAAGAGGAATCTCAACAACCCCCCTTCGCCCAGAACATTTATCGTTCCATTGAACCTGACGTCCTCGTAGTCATCGGGATTTGCACCCACTTGGGCTGCTCCCCCACCTTCCGCCCGGAGGTTGCCCCACCTGATTTAGGCCCTGATTGGCAAGGTGGATTTTTCTGCCCTTGCCACGGTTCTCGTTTTGACATGTCGGGTCGGGTCTACGCAGGAGTCCCCGCACCGACAAATCTAATAGTGCCGCCCTATCGTTTCCTTGCGGAAAACCGTCTTCTGATTGGTGAAACCCCAGTTGGTGAAACCCCAGGGGAGGCAGCCTAA
- a CDS encoding DUF1614 domain-containing protein, which yields MPFSPLHLLLAFFLISFLIAFIQIGALTLAVEKLGLSPESAAILLFGSLFGSLINLPLFSITAQCPPESFQSKSRLGLLRPPQRPFHGKTIIAVNAGGCLIPLTFSLYLFQNSGLALNQAILGIAAVSTVSYLFSRPIPGMGIGMPIFIAPLSAALAAQLIAPEYRAPLAYIAGTLGVLLGADILRLKDVRQMGTPIASIGGAGTFDGIFITGILAVLLA from the coding sequence ATGCCTTTCTCACCTCTTCATCTTTTGCTTGCTTTTTTCCTTATCAGCTTTCTGATAGCCTTTATCCAAATCGGGGCCTTGACCTTGGCCGTGGAAAAATTAGGCCTTTCTCCTGAGTCTGCGGCGATACTCTTGTTTGGATCTTTGTTTGGAAGCCTTATTAACCTGCCATTATTTTCCATCACCGCGCAATGCCCTCCCGAATCATTCCAGAGCAAATCCCGGTTGGGCCTACTGCGCCCACCACAAAGACCTTTTCACGGGAAGACAATAATTGCGGTCAATGCGGGAGGATGCCTCATCCCTTTGACTTTCTCGCTCTATTTATTTCAAAACAGCGGCCTAGCGTTAAATCAGGCGATTCTAGGAATTGCTGCGGTCAGTACAGTGAGTTATCTTTTTAGCCGGCCCATACCGGGGATGGGAATTGGGATGCCTATCTTTATTGCTCCCCTTTCTGCGGCGCTTGCCGCCCAGCTCATCGCTCCTGAGTATCGGGCACCTCTCGCTTATATTGCCGGGACCCTGGGAGTTTTACTTGGCGCAGATATTTTGCGCCTCAAGGATGTTCGTCAGATGGGCACGCCAATCGCTTCCATCGGCGGCGCCGGTACATTTGACGGTATTTTTATCACCGGTATCCTCGCCGTTCTGCTGGCTTAA
- a CDS encoding FmdB family zinc ribbon protein, translating into MPIYEYRCQACGHEMELLQKIADEPLRECPSCGEGQLRKLVSAVGFRLKGGGWYETDFKNGDKRNVVSSSDGSKDKEDSGKAKDKQAGAPAAKPTDSSPAATSG; encoded by the coding sequence ATGCCCATCTATGAATATCGCTGCCAGGCTTGTGGTCACGAAATGGAGCTGTTGCAAAAGATAGCCGATGAGCCATTACGGGAATGTCCCTCTTGTGGCGAAGGGCAATTACGTAAATTAGTGTCTGCCGTTGGGTTTCGGCTCAAAGGTGGGGGGTGGTACGAAACTGATTTTAAAAACGGTGACAAGCGAAACGTGGTGAGTTCTAGCGACGGCTCTAAAGATAAAGAAGATTCTGGAAAAGCCAAGGACAAGCAGGCGGGAGCCCCTGCGGCTAAACCGACAGACAGTTCCCCTGCCGCTACCTCGGGTTAG
- the aspS gene encoding aspartate--tRNA ligase, protein MRSHYCGDLSEAHIDQEVTLCGWVNRRRDHGGVIFIDLRDREGLIQLVFDPEDSPENFRHAEQVRSEYVLQVKGRVRHRPEGTENPDLKTGKIEVLSQELVLLNASETPPFPVDEKLEVSEEVRLRYRYIDLRRPESLQRLRFRSEIIRQLRKFLDERGFLDIDTPVLTKSTPEGARDFLVPSRTHPGQFFALPQSPQLFKQLLMIAGVDRYYQMVRCFRDEDLRADRQPEFTQLDIETSFLHEDEFMGLMEEMIKELFATVLEVPLHTPFIRMPYAEALACFGLDKPDLRIPLRLVEVGDLMKMVEFKVFAEPAQDRDGRVAALRLPGGGKLSRKEIDDYTKFVAIYGAKGLAYIKVVERRRGREGLQSPILKFLPDEVIGAILDRTGAEDGDVIFFGADKASIVNEALGALREKLGHDHGLVEHGWRPLWVIDFPMFEWDETSSRWSALHHPFTSPKEEDLPLLEQDPGACRSRAYDLVLNGTEVGGGSMRIFRSQVQTQVFRLLGIGDEEAREKFGFLLDALKYGCPPHGGIAFGLDRLVMLMTGSASIREVIAFPKTQTATCPLTGAPGPVAEAQLRELGIRARKSTPEKG, encoded by the coding sequence ATGCGCAGCCACTATTGCGGCGACCTTTCTGAAGCCCATATTGATCAAGAAGTCACCCTTTGCGGTTGGGTAAACCGCCGCCGAGACCATGGAGGTGTGATTTTTATTGATCTCCGTGATCGGGAGGGCTTAATCCAATTGGTCTTTGACCCAGAGGATTCTCCCGAAAATTTTAGGCATGCTGAGCAGGTACGGAGTGAATATGTCCTCCAAGTCAAGGGCCGGGTGCGGCACCGACCGGAAGGGACTGAAAATCCGGATCTAAAGACGGGCAAAATTGAAGTACTGAGTCAGGAGCTTGTTTTACTGAATGCTTCAGAAACGCCGCCGTTTCCCGTTGATGAAAAATTAGAGGTGAGCGAGGAAGTCCGGCTGCGCTATCGTTACATTGACCTCCGGCGGCCGGAAAGTTTGCAGCGTCTGCGGTTCCGCTCGGAAATTATCCGACAACTGCGCAAGTTTTTGGATGAGCGGGGATTTCTCGATATCGATACCCCCGTTCTGACTAAGTCGACTCCCGAGGGTGCCCGTGATTTTCTGGTTCCAAGCCGGACTCATCCTGGCCAATTTTTTGCTTTACCTCAGTCCCCCCAATTGTTCAAACAGCTCCTAATGATTGCCGGGGTGGACCGTTACTATCAGATGGTGCGTTGTTTTCGCGATGAGGATTTGCGGGCTGACCGTCAACCCGAGTTTACTCAGCTCGACATAGAGACTTCATTCCTTCATGAGGATGAGTTTATGGGGTTGATGGAAGAGATGATTAAGGAGCTATTTGCCACGGTATTAGAAGTACCCCTCCACACGCCGTTCATTCGGATGCCCTACGCCGAGGCTTTGGCCTGCTTTGGTTTGGACAAGCCTGATTTGCGTATTCCCCTAAGATTGGTGGAAGTAGGGGATTTGATGAAGATGGTGGAGTTTAAGGTCTTTGCCGAACCGGCCCAAGATCGGGACGGGCGAGTCGCTGCGCTACGGTTACCTGGTGGTGGCAAGCTTAGCCGTAAAGAGATTGATGACTACACTAAGTTTGTGGCTATCTATGGTGCCAAGGGTTTGGCCTATATTAAGGTGGTTGAGCGTCGTCGGGGGCGGGAGGGATTGCAGTCTCCTATCCTTAAGTTCTTGCCTGATGAGGTGATTGGCGCCATTCTGGACCGCACGGGTGCTGAGGATGGAGATGTCATCTTTTTTGGCGCTGACAAAGCTTCCATTGTCAATGAAGCTCTTGGAGCTTTGCGAGAGAAGCTAGGCCACGACCACGGCTTAGTGGAACATGGCTGGCGCCCTCTTTGGGTGATAGATTTTCCCATGTTCGAGTGGGATGAGACCAGTAGCCGCTGGAGTGCTTTACACCATCCTTTTACTTCTCCTAAAGAGGAAGACCTTCCCCTGCTGGAGCAAGATCCAGGCGCTTGTCGGTCTCGCGCCTATGATTTAGTGCTAAATGGTACTGAGGTGGGGGGGGGCTCTATGCGTATCTTTCGCTCCCAGGTCCAGACTCAAGTTTTTCGTTTGTTAGGGATTGGCGATGAAGAAGCCAGGGAAAAATTCGGGTTTCTATTGGATGCGCTGAAATATGGTTGTCCGCCCCATGGGGGGATTGCATTTGGGTTGGATCGCCTGGTGATGTTGATGACTGGAAGCGCTTCAATCCGAGAAGTCATCGCTTTTCCCAAGACTCAAACGGCGACTTGTCCCCTTACAGGGGCGCCTGGCCCGGTTGCAGAGGCGCAATTACGCGAACTCGGGATTCGAGCGCGCAAATCAACTCCAGAGAAGGGGTAG
- the nadA gene encoding quinolinate synthase NadA: MAEAAVIQSYIDLSDTECEDRIARAKAALGSQVVILGHHYQREEVFQFADYSGDSLKLSRQAAASDAHYIIFCGVHFMAEVADILSRPEQKAILPDMAAGCAMADMADLAKVERAWRELGEILEPEQEVTPVTYINSAANLKAFCGRHGGIVCTSSNAQAVLKWAFDRREKVLFFPDQHLGRNTGYSMGIPLEEMVVWDFNQPYGGLTREQIQAARIILWQGHCSVHQMFQPVHIDRFLERYPDAKVISHPENSFEVCQKSHYVGSTEYIIKTIREAEPGTRWLVGTELNLVNRLREHYKTEGKSIHFMSPTVCMCSTMFRIDPQHLAWSLENLISGQVVNQIKVPEEEAELARLALTRMLEVSP, encoded by the coding sequence ATGGCTGAAGCGGCAGTAATTCAGAGCTACATTGATCTTAGTGATACTGAGTGTGAGGACCGGATTGCCAGAGCCAAAGCGGCTTTAGGCTCACAGGTCGTTATCCTTGGACACCACTATCAACGGGAAGAAGTTTTCCAGTTTGCTGATTATTCTGGCGACTCCCTCAAATTGTCACGTCAGGCCGCTGCTTCAGATGCCCATTATATTATTTTTTGTGGTGTCCATTTTATGGCTGAAGTGGCAGATATTCTGTCTCGCCCTGAACAAAAGGCTATTCTCCCTGATATGGCCGCAGGTTGTGCTATGGCCGATATGGCTGACTTAGCCAAGGTGGAGCGGGCCTGGCGGGAATTAGGCGAAATTTTGGAGCCTGAACAAGAGGTGACTCCGGTCACTTATATCAACTCTGCCGCCAACCTCAAGGCCTTTTGCGGTCGCCACGGGGGTATCGTTTGTACCTCAAGCAATGCCCAGGCTGTCCTTAAATGGGCCTTTGACCGTCGTGAAAAGGTGTTGTTTTTCCCTGATCAGCACTTGGGGCGGAATACTGGCTATAGTATGGGGATTCCGCTAGAAGAAATGGTGGTTTGGGATTTTAATCAGCCCTACGGGGGGTTAACTCGGGAGCAGATTCAGGCGGCCCGGATAATCCTCTGGCAAGGTCACTGTTCGGTGCATCAAATGTTCCAGCCGGTCCATATCGATCGTTTTCTGGAGCGCTATCCTGATGCAAAAGTTATCTCTCATCCCGAGAACAGCTTCGAGGTCTGCCAAAAGTCCCATTATGTCGGTTCAACCGAATACATCATCAAGACTATCCGGGAGGCAGAGCCCGGTACCCGTTGGTTGGTGGGGACCGAGCTTAATTTGGTGAATCGCTTGCGTGAGCATTACAAAACGGAAGGTAAATCTATCCACTTTATGTCACCTACGGTATGTATGTGCTCAACCATGTTTCGGATTGATCCCCAGCATTTGGCCTGGAGCTTGGAAAACTTGATTTCCGGGCAAGTCGTGAATCAAATCAAGGTGCCCGAAGAAGAAGCTGAGCTTGCCCGCTTGGCTTTGACTCGGATGTTGGAGGTCTCCCCCTAA
- a CDS encoding zinc-finger domain-containing protein, whose protein sequence is MAVSETTTSDTNTSPTHGTQANEACRYEVTRADLPLSCPMPSMELWNSHPRVYLPIEETGRERCPYCGAIYVLKD, encoded by the coding sequence ATGGCCGTGAGCGAAACAACAACTTCAGATACTAATACTTCTCCAACCCATGGAACCCAGGCTAATGAAGCCTGCCGTTATGAGGTCACGCGCGCGGATTTACCCTTATCTTGTCCAATGCCCTCTATGGAATTATGGAACTCCCACCCCCGGGTTTATCTCCCTATTGAAGAAACGGGGCGGGAACGTTGCCCCTATTGTGGGGCGATATATGTGCTCAAGGACTAA
- a CDS encoding DUF2905 domain-containing protein, translated as MSRLLITLGLILVVIGVLWPWLTKLGLGRLPGDIVIERENFRFYFPITTSILISLILSLLFWLFRR; from the coding sequence ATGTCGCGACTGCTGATCACTCTGGGACTCATATTGGTTGTGATAGGGGTCCTCTGGCCATGGCTAACCAAATTGGGCCTCGGCCGACTACCCGGCGATATTGTCATTGAGCGAGAAAATTTCCGTTTTTATTTCCCGATTACCACATCCATCTTAATTAGTTTGATTCTTTCCTTACTCTTTTGGCTGTTTCGCCGCTAA
- a CDS encoding Nudix family hydrolase, with amino-acid sequence MILQVAAGAIFNDQGQVLLSKRPSHVHQGNLWEFPGGKLNPGESVAQALSRELWEELGIRVLQARPLLQVHHDYPDRSVRLHTWRVDRFSGMARGQEGQPVEWVRPADLSSYPFPAANQPIVTAVRLPSTYLITGGPVEDLTVFLDRLLQSLQAGVRLVQLRAKNLSPLHYQTLAREARRLCLEHEAVLLLNTSPTRAVELGADGVHLTSERLLRLSQRPLGVDRWVAASCHNPQQLAHAARIGVDFAVLGPVLETPSHPQASPLGWERFQTLVAQAPFPVYALGGMELEHLQEAWHRGAQGIAAIRALWGHGPKS; translated from the coding sequence ATGATACTACAGGTGGCCGCAGGTGCAATCTTTAATGATCAGGGCCAGGTATTGTTATCCAAACGCCCTTCCCATGTTCACCAAGGTAATTTGTGGGAATTTCCGGGAGGCAAGCTCAATCCAGGTGAGAGTGTAGCTCAGGCCCTTTCCAGGGAGTTGTGGGAAGAGCTCGGGATCCGAGTCCTCCAAGCCCGCCCCTTATTACAAGTGCATCATGATTATCCGGATCGGTCTGTGCGGCTCCATACGTGGCGAGTCGATCGCTTTTCTGGCATGGCGAGGGGCCAAGAAGGGCAACCTGTGGAATGGGTTCGACCTGCGGATTTAAGCAGCTATCCTTTCCCGGCGGCTAACCAACCCATCGTCACGGCGGTACGTCTGCCATCCACTTATCTTATTACGGGGGGGCCGGTTGAGGATCTGACAGTATTCTTAGACCGTTTACTCCAGTCATTGCAAGCCGGGGTACGGTTGGTCCAGCTGCGGGCTAAAAATCTTAGTCCGCTGCATTACCAAACTTTGGCACGAGAGGCTCGGCGCTTGTGTTTGGAGCATGAGGCAGTCTTATTGCTGAATACCTCACCAACCCGGGCTGTGGAGTTGGGCGCTGATGGGGTGCATCTGACCAGCGAGCGTTTGCTGCGCCTCTCCCAACGGCCCTTGGGAGTGGATAGATGGGTAGCGGCTTCCTGCCACAACCCTCAACAACTGGCCCACGCTGCCAGAATTGGCGTCGATTTTGCCGTACTCGGACCGGTCCTTGAAACGCCTTCCCATCCACAAGCATCCCCCTTGGGTTGGGAGCGGTTCCAAACCTTGGTGGCGCAAGCTCCTTTTCCCGTTTACGCCTTAGGAGGCATGGAACTGGAGCATTTGCAGGAAGCGTGGCATCGGGGGGCCCAAGGTATTGCCGCTATTCGAGCCTTGTGGGGGCATGGGCCTAAAAGCTAA
- a CDS encoding DNA gyrase inhibitor YacG, with translation MSEDRKRYIHCPTCGRETLWSQENPWRPFCSERCRLIDLSAWATETHRIPGEEVKPSPSSEE, from the coding sequence ATGAGTGAGGATAGAAAACGGTATATCCATTGCCCCACCTGCGGCCGTGAAACCCTCTGGTCCCAGGAAAACCCCTGGCGTCCTTTCTGTAGCGAACGCTGCCGACTGATTGATCTCAGTGCCTGGGCCACAGAAACCCATCGGATCCCAGGAGAGGAAGTAAAACCCAGCCCTTCTTCAGAAGAGTAA